Proteins encoded in a region of the Tachyglossus aculeatus isolate mTacAcu1 chromosome 25, mTacAcu1.pri, whole genome shotgun sequence genome:
- the CEBPD gene encoding CCAAT/enhancer-binding protein delta: MGTALYSLDPPACYRHWPMEPANFYEPPKPGAAGAGAGAGAGAGAASCKPARGPGPDQPGGVGNPSELSSAAAPGAGAGAMYDDESAIDFSSYIDSMAAVPNLELCNDELFADLFNSNHKPERGGGDYDYQPGKPFALLGASSSSSSSSSSSSPGALKREPDWSDGDPSSLLPSQIAACAQTIMNLSAAGGQPTPPTSPEPSSGRSSNGSGGLSPGNPPKEKPGTTTVTTTTTGKKSLDRFSPEYRQRRERNNIAVRKSRDKAKKRNQEMQQKLVELSSENDKLHKKIDQLTRDLNSLRQFFKQLPGSSFDCR; encoded by the coding sequence atgggCACCGCGCTGTACAGCCTGGACCCCCCGGCATGCTACCGCCACTGGCCCATGGAGCCGGCGAACTTCTACGAGCCCCCTAAGCCGGGCGCggcaggggccggggccggggccggggccggggccggggcggcgtCCTGCAAGccggcccgggggccggggcccgacCAACCCGGCGGCGTCGGCAACCCGTCGGAGCTGAGCTCGGCGGCGgctccgggggcgggggccggggccatGTACGACGACGAGAGCGCCATCGACTTCAGCTCCTACATCGACTCCATGGCGGCGGTGCCCAACCTGGAGCTGTGCAACGACGAGCTGTTCGCCGACCTGTTCAACAGCAACCACAAGCCCGAGCGGGGCGGGGGCGACTACGACTACCAGCCGGGGAAGCCCTTCGCGCTGCTgggcgcctcctcctcctcgtcgtcctcctcgtcgtcgtcgtccccgGGGGCGCTCAAAAGGGAGCCCGACTGGAGCGACGGCGACCCGTCGTCGCTGCTGCCGTCGCAGATCGCCGCCTGCGCGCAGACCATCATGAACCTGTCGGCGGCGGGCGGCCAGCCCACGCCGCCCACCTCCCCGGAGCCGTCGAGCGGCCGCAGCAGCAACGGCTCGGGCGGCCTGTCGCCCGGCAACCCGCCCAAGGAGAAGCCGGGTACCACCAccgtcaccaccaccaccaccggcaaAAAGTCCCTGGACCGGTTCAGCCCCGAGTACCGGCAGCGGCGGGAGCGCAACAACATCGCCGTCCGCAAGAGCCGCGACAAGGCCAAGAAGCGCAACCAGGAGATGCAGCAGAAGCTGGTGGAGCTGTCCTCCGAGAACGACAAGCTGCACAAGAAGATCGACCAGCTCACCCGGGACTTGAACAGCCTCCGGCAGTTTTTCAAACAGCTGCCCGGCTCCTCCTTTGACTGCCGGTAa